One Salvia splendens isolate huo1 chromosome 12, SspV2, whole genome shotgun sequence genomic window carries:
- the LOC121757372 gene encoding cytochrome P450 CYP749A22-like: MRMLVVMVLLSAILCFYLLRFLHKIFWTPIRLQAKMRSQGIRGPAYKFPHGDTKDISHMRSQFMDKPMMDISHDLFPRIQPHVYAWTKAYGKNFICWHGSQCQLFVTEPELIKDLMTNREGVFPKMEVEGAAKKLLGEALITNEGEKWAKVRKLANHTFHADSLKRMVPEMSASVAMMLMKWESYGGKEIDVFKEFGKLTTEVISRTAFGSSHIDGEHIFEMVAKLTEVTVRNVYKVRVPIISSLVRNNDEVEANNLEQRIKSAILEKVRKREIDAKKNGNLDDFGCDYLGQLVGSSHQSDVKKRITTEQMIDEIKAIYGAGHLTTTSLLGWCAVLLATHTEWQDRAREEVMETFGGSSPDSDGIARLRIMNMIINECLRLYPPVLTMTRKVAKETKLGQLCVFPNTNIFISVLALHHNPEIWGNDVLLFKPERFAQGVAKATNNNGAAFLPFGMGTRTCVGLNFTTNEAKIALSMILQKYKFALSPNYVHNPADVFILTPKNGVQVILKKV; this comes from the exons ATGAGAATGTTAGTAGTGATGGTACTTCTTTCAGCAATTTTGTGCTTCTACTTGCTCAGATTCTTGCACAAAATATTTTGGACTCCGATTCGGCTGCAAGCTAAAATGCGGTCGCAGGGAATCCGAGGTCCAGCTTACAAATTCCCTCATGGAGACACCAAAGATATCTCTCACATGAGAAGCCAATTCATGGATAAACCAATGATGGATATTTCACATGACTTATTTCCAAGAATTCAACCTCATGTCTATGCATGGACCAAGGCCTATG GGAAGAATTTCATTTGCTGGCATGGTTCCCAATGCCAATTGTTTGTTACTGAACCAGAGCTGATAAAGGATCTAATGACGAACAGAGAAGGTGTTTTCCCGAAAATGGAGGTCGAGGGTGCTGCAAAGAAGTTGCTGGGAGAAGCACTCATCACAAATGAGGGTGAAAAATGGGCCAAAGTGAGAAAACTGGCTAATCACACTTTCCATGCAGACAGCCTCAAG AGAATGGTTCCAGAGATGAGTGCAAGTGTCGCCATGATGTTGATGAAGTGGGAGAGCTATGGAGGAAAGGAGATCGACGTGTTCAAAGAATTCGGGAAGCTGACGACTGAAGTGATTTCAAGAACTGCCTTTGGGAGTAGTCACATTGATGGGGAGCATATATTTGAGATGGTAGCAAAATTGACAGAAGTTACAGTTAGAAATGTGTATAAAGTCAGAGTTCCAATAATCAG TTCCCTAGTAAGAAACAATGATGAGGTTGAGGCGAATAATCTCGAGCAAAGAATCAAGAGTGCTATACTGGAGAAAGTGCGAAAGAGGGAGATAGACGCGAAGAAAAATGGGAATCTTGATGACTTCGGGTGTGATTACCTGGGGCAACTTGTCGGAAGCAGCCATCAATCTGATGTCAAGAAGAGGATCACGACAGAACAGATGATTGATGAGATCAAGGCCATCTACGGTGCAGGCCATCTGACGACCACAAGCTTGCTCGGGTGGTGTGCTGTGCTCCTAGCGACACACACGGAGTGGCAAGACAGAGCTAGGGAGGAAGTGATGGAAACATTTGGAGGGAGCAGCCCGGATTCTGATGGCATTGCGAGGCTCAGAATA ATGAACATGATCATCAACGAGTGTTTGAGGCTATACCCTCCAGTTCTTACAATGACGAGGAAAGTTGCCAAGGAAACTAAACTAGGACAGCTCTGTGTATTTCCCAACACCAACATTTTCATTTCAGTTCTAGCTTTGCACCACAACCCTGAAATCTGGGGCAACGACGTGCTTCTCTTCAAACCAGAGAGATTCGCACAAGGTGTTGCTAAAGCTACCAATAACAACGGTGCTGCATTTCTGCCTTTTGGAATGGGGACTCGGACTTGTGTAGGTCTCAACTTCACCACCAATGAAGCCAAGATTGCACTATCCATGATCCTGCAAAAGTACAAGTTTGCCCTCTCGCCTAACTACGTACACAACCCTGCTGATGTCTTCATACTTACTCCCAAAAATGGAGTTCAAGTCATCCTCAAAAAAGTGTAA